The Streptomyces tendae genome has a window encoding:
- a CDS encoding acetolactate synthase large subunit, with translation MTEQATGAHHPQPRPRSGGQQSAPVEHVTGAQSLIRSLEEVGADTVFGIPGGTILPAYDPLMDSTRVRHVLVRHEQGAGHAATGYAQATGKVGVCMATSGPGATNLVTPIADAHMDSVPLVAITGQVVSKAIGTDAFQEADIVGITMPITKHSFLVTKAEDIPRAIAQAFHIASTGRPGPVLVDIPKDILQARTTFSWPPVMDLPGYRPVTKPHAKQIREAAKLITAAKRPVLYVGGGVIKAGATAELKMLAELTGAPVTTTLMALGAFPDGHPLHVGMPGMHGAVTAVTALQKADLIVALGARFDDRVTGKLDSFAPHAKIVHADIDPAEIGKNRAADVPIVGDAREVLADLIQAVQKEHAEGHRGDHSAWWNDLNRWRDTYPLGYDLPADGSLSPQQVIERIGQLAPEGTVFAAGVGQHQMWAAHFIQYDKPATWLNSGGAGTMGYAVPAAMGAKAGVPDRTVWAIDGDGCFQMTNQELTTCALNNIPIKVAVINNGALGMVRQWQTLFYNQRYSNTVLHSGPDDVNPEARGTRVPDFVKLAEAMGCYAIRCEDPADLDKVIEEANSINDRPVLVDFIVHEDAMVWPMVAAGTSNDEIMAARDVRPDFGDNEDD, from the coding sequence ATGACCGAGCAGGCCACCGGGGCCCATCACCCGCAGCCGCGGCCCCGTTCCGGAGGACAGCAGTCCGCCCCCGTCGAGCACGTCACGGGCGCGCAGTCCCTCATCCGCTCCCTCGAGGAGGTCGGCGCCGACACGGTATTCGGTATCCCCGGCGGCACGATCCTGCCCGCCTACGACCCGCTGATGGACTCGACCCGGGTGCGCCACGTCCTGGTCCGTCACGAGCAGGGTGCCGGTCACGCGGCCACGGGTTACGCGCAGGCCACCGGCAAGGTGGGCGTCTGCATGGCGACCTCGGGACCCGGCGCCACCAACCTGGTCACGCCGATCGCCGACGCGCACATGGACTCCGTGCCGCTGGTGGCCATCACCGGCCAGGTCGTCTCCAAGGCGATCGGCACCGACGCCTTCCAGGAGGCGGACATCGTCGGCATCACCATGCCGATCACCAAGCACAGCTTCCTGGTCACCAAGGCGGAGGACATCCCCCGGGCGATCGCGCAGGCCTTCCACATCGCCTCCACCGGCCGCCCCGGCCCGGTGCTGGTGGACATCCCCAAGGACATCCTCCAGGCGAGGACCACCTTCTCCTGGCCGCCCGTCATGGACCTGCCCGGCTATCGGCCCGTCACCAAGCCGCACGCCAAGCAGATCCGCGAGGCCGCCAAGCTGATCACGGCCGCCAAGCGGCCCGTCCTGTACGTCGGCGGCGGCGTCATCAAGGCAGGCGCCACCGCCGAACTGAAGATGCTCGCAGAGCTCACCGGAGCGCCCGTCACCACCACCCTGATGGCGCTCGGCGCATTCCCCGACGGCCACCCGCTGCACGTGGGAATGCCGGGCATGCACGGTGCGGTCACCGCCGTCACCGCGCTGCAGAAGGCCGACCTGATCGTCGCCCTCGGAGCCCGCTTCGACGACCGTGTCACCGGCAAGCTGGACAGCTTCGCCCCGCACGCCAAGATCGTCCACGCCGACATCGACCCGGCCGAGATCGGCAAGAACCGCGCCGCCGACGTGCCGATCGTCGGTGACGCCCGCGAGGTCCTCGCCGACCTCATCCAGGCCGTCCAGAAGGAGCACGCGGAGGGCCACCGCGGCGACCACTCCGCCTGGTGGAACGACCTGAACCGCTGGCGCGACACCTACCCGCTGGGCTACGACCTGCCCGCGGACGGCTCCCTCTCCCCGCAGCAGGTCATCGAGCGCATCGGACAGCTGGCCCCCGAGGGCACCGTCTTCGCGGCGGGCGTCGGCCAGCACCAGATGTGGGCCGCGCACTTCATCCAGTACGACAAGCCCGCCACCTGGCTGAACTCCGGCGGCGCCGGAACCATGGGCTACGCGGTCCCCGCCGCCATGGGCGCCAAGGCGGGCGTGCCCGACCGCACGGTGTGGGCGATCGACGGCGACGGCTGCTTCCAGATGACCAATCAGGAGCTCACCACCTGCGCCCTGAACAACATCCCGATCAAGGTCGCGGTCATCAACAACGGCGCCCTCGGGATGGTCCGCCAGTGGCAGACCCTCTTCTACAACCAGCGGTACTCCAACACGGTCCTGCACTCCGGCCCCGACGACGTCAACCCGGAGGCGAGGGGCACCCGCGTCCCCGACTTCGTGAAGCTGGCCGAGGCCATGGGCTGCTACGCGATCCGCTGCGAGGACCCCGCCGACCTCGACAAGGTCATCGAGGAGGCCAACTCGATCAACGACCGCCCGGTCCTGGTGGACTTCATCGTCCACGAGGACGCGATGGTCTGGCCGATGGTCGCCGCCGGCACCTCCAACGACGAGATCATGGCCGCCCGGGACGTGCGCCCCGACTTCGGCGACAACGAAGACGACTGA
- the ilvN gene encoding acetolactate synthase small subunit gives MSKHTLSVLVENTPGILARIAALFSRRGFNIDSLAVGVTEHPDISRITIVVSVDEFPLEQVTKQLNKLVNVLKIVELEPGHAVQRELVLVKVRADNETRSQIVEIVQLFRAKTVDVSPEAVTIEATGSSDKLSAMLKMLEPFGIKELVQSGTIAIGRGARSITDRSLRALDRSA, from the coding sequence ATGTCCAAGCACACGCTCTCCGTCCTGGTGGAGAACACCCCCGGCATCCTGGCCCGGATCGCCGCCCTGTTCTCCCGCCGCGGCTTCAACATCGACTCGCTCGCCGTGGGTGTCACCGAGCACCCCGACATCTCCCGCATCACCATCGTGGTGAGCGTCGACGAGTTCCCGCTGGAGCAGGTCACCAAGCAGCTCAACAAGCTCGTCAACGTGCTGAAGATCGTCGAACTCGAACCCGGGCACGCCGTCCAGCGCGAACTCGTTCTGGTGAAGGTGCGCGCCGACAACGAGACGCGCTCCCAGATCGTCGAGATCGTCCAGCTCTTCCGCGCCAAGACCGTGGACGTCTCCCCGGAGGCCGTGACCATCGAGGCCACCGGCAGCAGCGACAAGCTCTCCGCCATGCTCAAGATGCTGGAGCCGTTCGGCATCAAAGAGCTGGTCCAGTCCGGCACGATCGCGATCGGACGCGGTGCCCGTTCGATCACGGACCGGTCGCTGCGCGCCCTGGACCGGTCGGCGTAG
- the ilvC gene encoding ketol-acid reductoisomerase, with protein sequence MAELFYDADADLSIIQGRKVAVIGYGSQGHAHALSLRDSGVDVRVGLHEGSKSKAKAEEQGLRVVTPSEAAAEADVIMILVPDPIQGQVYEESIAPNLKDGDALFFGHGFNIRFGFIKPPAGVDVCMVAPKGPGHLVRRQYEEGRGVPCIAAVEQDATGNGFALALSYAKGIGGTRAGVIKTTFTEETETDLFGEQAVLCGGTAALVKAGFETLTEAGYQPEIAYFECLHELKLIVDLMYEGGLEKMRWSISETAEWGDYVTGPRIITDATKAEMKKVLAEIQDGTFAQTWMDEYHGGLKKYDEYKKQDSEHLLETTGKQLRKLMSWVDEEA encoded by the coding sequence GTGGCCGAGCTGTTCTACGACGCCGACGCCGACCTGTCCATCATCCAGGGCCGCAAGGTCGCGGTCATCGGGTACGGCAGCCAGGGCCACGCCCACGCCCTGTCGCTGCGCGACTCCGGCGTCGACGTGCGCGTCGGTCTGCACGAGGGCTCCAAGTCCAAGGCCAAGGCCGAGGAGCAGGGCCTGCGCGTGGTGACCCCGTCCGAGGCCGCCGCCGAGGCCGACGTCATCATGATCCTCGTCCCGGACCCGATCCAGGGCCAGGTCTACGAGGAGTCCATCGCCCCGAACCTGAAGGACGGCGACGCGCTGTTCTTCGGCCACGGCTTCAACATCCGCTTCGGCTTCATCAAGCCCCCGGCCGGCGTCGACGTCTGCATGGTCGCCCCCAAGGGCCCGGGCCACCTGGTGCGCCGCCAGTACGAGGAGGGCCGCGGCGTCCCCTGCATCGCGGCCGTCGAGCAGGACGCCACGGGCAACGGCTTCGCGCTGGCCCTGTCGTACGCCAAGGGCATCGGCGGCACCCGCGCGGGCGTCATCAAGACGACCTTCACCGAGGAGACCGAGACCGACCTGTTCGGTGAGCAGGCCGTGCTGTGCGGTGGCACCGCGGCCCTGGTGAAGGCGGGCTTCGAGACCCTGACCGAGGCCGGCTACCAGCCGGAGATCGCCTACTTCGAGTGCCTGCACGAGCTGAAGCTCATCGTGGACCTCATGTACGAGGGCGGCCTGGAGAAGATGCGCTGGTCGATCTCCGAGACCGCCGAGTGGGGCGACTACGTCACCGGCCCGCGGATCATCACCGACGCCACCAAGGCCGAGATGAAGAAGGTCCTCGCCGAGATCCAGGACGGCACCTTCGCCCAGACCTGGATGGACGAGTACCACGGCGGCCTGAAGAAGTACGACGAGTACAAGAAGCAGGACTCCGAGCACCTCCTGGAGACCACCGGCAAGCAGCTGCGCAAGCTGATGAGCTGGGTCGACGAGGAGGCCTGA
- the serA gene encoding phosphoglycerate dehydrogenase — protein MSSKPVVLIAEELSPATVDALGPDFEIRHCNGADRAELLPAIADVDAILIRSATKVDAEAIAAANKLKVVARAGVGLDNVDVSAATKAGVMVVNAPTSNIVTAAELACGLIVATARNIPQANAALKNGEWKRSKYTGVELAEKTLGVVGLGRIGALVAQRMSAFGMKVVAYDPYVQPARAAQMGVKVLSLDELLEVSDFITVHLPKTPETLGLIGDEALRKVKPSVRVINAARGGIVDEEALYSALKEGRVAGAGLDVYAKEPCTDSPLFEFDQVVCTPHLGASTDEAQEKAGIAVARSVRLALAGELVPDAVNVQGGVIAEDVKPGLPLAERLGRIFTALAGEVAVRLDVEVYGEITQHDVKVLELSALKGVFEDVVDETVSYVNAPLFAQERGVEVRLTTSSESAEHRNVVTVRGTLADGEEISVSGTLAGPKHVQKIVAVGEYDVDLALADHMVVLRYEDRPGVVGTVGRILGEAGINIAGMQVARATVGGEALAVLTVDDTVTTTVLGELAAEIGATSARSVNLV, from the coding sequence GTGAGCTCGAAACCCGTCGTACTCATCGCTGAAGAGCTGTCGCCCGCCACCGTCGACGCACTCGGCCCGGACTTCGAGATCCGGCACTGCAACGGCGCGGACCGAGCCGAACTGCTCCCCGCCATCGCCGACGTCGACGCGATCCTGATCCGCTCCGCCACCAAGGTGGACGCCGAGGCGATCGCCGCGGCGAACAAGCTGAAGGTCGTCGCGCGAGCCGGCGTCGGCCTCGACAACGTCGACGTCTCCGCCGCCACCAAGGCCGGCGTGATGGTCGTCAACGCCCCCACCTCCAACATCGTCACCGCCGCCGAGCTCGCCTGCGGTCTGATCGTCGCCACCGCGCGCAACATCCCGCAGGCCAACGCCGCGCTGAAGAACGGCGAGTGGAAGCGCAGCAAGTACACGGGCGTCGAGCTCGCCGAGAAGACCCTCGGTGTCGTGGGTCTGGGCCGCATCGGCGCCCTCGTCGCACAGCGCATGTCGGCCTTCGGCATGAAGGTCGTCGCGTACGACCCCTACGTCCAGCCGGCGCGCGCCGCGCAGATGGGCGTGAAGGTGCTGTCCCTCGACGAGCTGCTCGAGGTCTCCGACTTCATCACCGTGCACCTGCCGAAGACCCCCGAGACCCTCGGGCTGATCGGCGACGAGGCGCTGCGCAAGGTCAAGCCGAGCGTGCGCGTCATCAACGCCGCGCGCGGCGGCATCGTCGACGAGGAGGCGCTGTACTCGGCGCTCAAGGAGGGCCGCGTCGCCGGCGCCGGCCTCGACGTGTACGCCAAGGAGCCCTGCACCGACTCCCCGCTCTTCGAGTTCGACCAGGTCGTCTGCACCCCGCACCTCGGCGCCTCCACCGACGAGGCCCAGGAGAAGGCCGGTATCGCCGTCGCCCGCTCGGTGCGCCTGGCGCTCGCCGGTGAGCTGGTCCCCGACGCGGTGAACGTGCAGGGCGGGGTCATCGCCGAGGACGTCAAGCCGGGCCTGCCGCTGGCCGAGCGCCTCGGCCGGATCTTCACCGCGCTGGCGGGCGAGGTCGCGGTCCGCCTCGACGTCGAGGTGTACGGCGAGATCACCCAGCACGACGTGAAGGTGCTGGAACTCTCCGCGCTCAAGGGTGTCTTCGAGGACGTCGTCGACGAGACCGTCTCCTACGTCAACGCCCCGCTGTTCGCCCAGGAGCGCGGTGTCGAGGTCCGGCTGACCACCAGCTCGGAGTCGGCCGAGCACCGCAACGTGGTCACCGTGCGCGGCACCCTCGCGGACGGCGAGGAGATCTCGGTCTCCGGCACGCTGGCCGGTCCGAAGCACGTCCAGAAGATCGTCGCGGTCGGCGAGTACGACGTCGACCTCGCGCTCGCCGACCACATGGTCGTCCTGCGCTACGAGGACCGCCCGGGTGTCGTCGGCACCGTCGGCCGCATCCTCGGCGAGGCGGGGATCAACATCGCCGGCATGCAGGTCGCCCGTGCGACGGTCGGCGGCGAGGCGCTGGCCGTGCTGACGGTCGACGACACCGTGACCACCACGGTGCTGGGTGAGCTGGCCGCGGAGATCGGGGCGACCTCGGCCCGTTCCGTGAACCTGGTCTGA
- a CDS encoding MFS transporter has translation MTSNTHPPRAGRREWTALCVLMLPLLLVSMDVSVLYFAVPQISADLEPTGTQQLWIFDIYGFVLAGLLMTMGALGDRIGRRRLLLAGAAAFGAASLLAAYAHSAETLIVARAVLGIGGATLMPSTMALVRTMFTDPGQRAKAIGLWSGVMTGGIALGSVMSGLLVEHFWWGSVFLVNLPAMVLLLVLGPVLLPESRNPSPGRFDLLSVPLSMAAVLPVVYGLKELPSEGWNVRYVVSITVGLLFAALFVHRQRTATSPMIPPALFRGHGFSPALALNTLSAFGMMGSAYFTTQYLQSVLGRSALEAALWSLLPSVLIGAAAPAAAQLVRRGVERAWVVTAGFVVAACGYGLLALAGTDSLWLVLAACGVMAAGIVVVMSLLTDLALSSAPVDRAGAASSLLETGTEFGGALGMAALGSVGTAVYRHGMPDSAPAPAQETLGGALAVAAELPGRAGDVLAAAAREAFTDGMRGAAIAGALLLLVAAAVAVAGLRHIRVRPDTENAGQADTLSPSGV, from the coding sequence ATGACATCCAACACCCACCCGCCCCGGGCCGGCCGCCGTGAGTGGACCGCGCTCTGCGTGCTGATGCTGCCGCTGCTGCTGGTCTCGATGGACGTCTCCGTCCTCTACTTCGCGGTCCCGCAGATCAGCGCCGATCTGGAGCCGACCGGCACCCAGCAACTGTGGATCTTCGACATCTACGGCTTCGTGCTGGCCGGACTGCTGATGACCATGGGCGCGCTCGGCGACCGCATCGGCCGCCGCAGGCTGCTGCTCGCCGGCGCGGCCGCCTTCGGCGCCGCCTCCCTGCTCGCCGCCTACGCGCACAGCGCGGAGACCCTGATCGTCGCCCGCGCGGTCCTCGGCATCGGCGGCGCCACCCTGATGCCCTCGACCATGGCGCTGGTCCGCACGATGTTCACCGACCCCGGCCAGCGGGCCAAGGCGATCGGGCTGTGGTCCGGGGTGATGACCGGCGGCATCGCCCTCGGCTCGGTGATGAGCGGGCTGCTGGTCGAGCACTTCTGGTGGGGCTCGGTCTTCCTGGTCAACCTGCCCGCGATGGTCCTGCTGCTGGTGCTCGGTCCGGTGCTGCTCCCCGAGTCGCGGAATCCCTCCCCCGGCCGCTTCGACCTGCTGAGCGTCCCGCTGTCCATGGCCGCGGTGCTGCCCGTCGTCTACGGCCTGAAGGAACTGCCCTCCGAGGGCTGGAACGTCCGGTACGTCGTCTCGATCACCGTCGGCCTGCTGTTCGCCGCGCTGTTCGTCCACCGGCAGCGCACCGCGACGTCACCGATGATCCCGCCCGCGCTGTTCCGAGGGCACGGCTTCAGCCCCGCGCTCGCCCTCAACACCCTGTCCGCCTTCGGCATGATGGGCTCGGCCTACTTCACCACCCAGTACCTGCAGTCGGTCCTCGGCAGGAGCGCCCTGGAGGCCGCGCTGTGGAGCCTGCTGCCGTCGGTGCTGATCGGCGCCGCCGCGCCGGCCGCCGCCCAGCTGGTGCGGCGCGGGGTAGAACGCGCCTGGGTGGTCACCGCCGGATTCGTCGTCGCCGCCTGCGGCTACGGCCTGCTCGCACTGGCGGGCACGGACTCGCTGTGGCTGGTGCTGGCCGCCTGCGGGGTGATGGCCGCGGGCATCGTCGTCGTGATGTCCCTGCTCACCGACCTGGCGCTGAGCTCGGCCCCCGTGGACCGGGCGGGCGCCGCGTCCTCCCTGCTGGAGACCGGCACCGAGTTCGGCGGCGCCCTGGGCATGGCAGCCCTGGGGTCCGTCGGCACCGCCGTCTACCGCCACGGGATGCCGGACTCTGCCCCCGCCCCGGCCCAGGAGACCCTGGGCGGCGCGCTGGCCGTCGCCGCCGAACTGCCGGGGCGCGCGGGGGACGTCCTGGCCGCGGCGGCACGCGAGGCGTTCACCGACGGGATGCGGGGCGCCGCGATCGCCGGGGCGCTGCTTCTCCTCGTCGCGGCGGCGGTCGCGGTGGCGGGACTGCGGCACATCCGCGTGCGGCCGGACACGGAGAACGCCGGACAGGCTGACACACTCAGCCCGTCCGGCGTGTGA
- a CDS encoding TetR/AcrR family transcriptional regulator yields the protein MGHREDLLEGAKRCLLAKGFVRTTARDIVKESGTNLASIGYHYGSKDALLAQAYVSLVEGMGDAFDGDGTVDEAAPGSLERFERVWANIIATMKDPGSVWRLSMEVLALGDRLPEVRAHLAAAQREAGRGLVPLLMGGREEDVSDETADTLGSFYVTLMTGLIAQWTFDPDSAPDARRLTAGLRQVFRAATDKAPEAATHNPPAAAPDGAPGAATGNAPTDGAP from the coding sequence ATGGGACACCGTGAGGATCTGCTCGAGGGCGCCAAGCGCTGCCTGCTCGCCAAGGGGTTCGTGCGTACGACGGCGCGCGACATCGTCAAGGAGTCGGGGACCAACCTCGCGTCCATCGGCTACCACTACGGCTCCAAGGACGCGCTGCTCGCCCAGGCCTACGTCTCCCTCGTGGAGGGCATGGGCGACGCCTTCGACGGCGACGGCACGGTGGACGAGGCCGCGCCCGGCTCACTGGAGCGGTTCGAGCGGGTGTGGGCGAACATCATCGCCACCATGAAGGACCCCGGCTCGGTGTGGCGGCTCAGCATGGAGGTCCTGGCCCTCGGCGACCGGCTGCCCGAGGTGCGCGCACACCTGGCCGCGGCCCAGCGGGAGGCCGGGCGCGGACTGGTGCCGTTGCTGATGGGCGGCCGGGAGGAGGACGTGTCCGACGAGACCGCCGACACCCTGGGCTCCTTCTACGTCACGCTGATGACGGGTCTCATCGCCCAGTGGACCTTCGACCCGGACAGTGCTCCCGACGCCCGGCGGCTCACCGCCGGCCTGCGCCAGGTGTTCCGGGCGGCCACGGACAAGGCACCCGAGGCGGCCACGCACAACCCACCCGCGGCGGCCCCGGACGGCGCACCCGGGGCGGCCACCGGGAACGCGCCTACAGACGGTGCGCCTTGA
- a CDS encoding PucR family transcriptional regulator, producing MYEGRRLLRQNARVTSEYRDDYQELVDEISELLGAPATLENRDFELIAFGAYDSEGDLDPSALDPVRARSILTRRSTAAVRAWFEGFGITRATGPVRIPRTPEAGVHRGRVCLPVRHRGIALGYVWLLEDDPGPTPEQLDAAMRVTARIGALLADEAQHGADLTRELRAVLTAERDWQRDMAVAELRSALGPRSERLHTVVCVAPWPSADPDDAPSVRTVPGATALCTLPWGATSVSLALLLRLRSTDVLSPATTAAGRLLERARDSRPAGRSGPPPVAAGIAAPRSGLADLGTAWDEASASARAALAEPRLGPVARWASIGPYRLLTALSPGAAHDPAVGPLLSPAHTELARTAEAYLDCAGQAGRTAAELGIHRQTLYYRLSRIEQLTGLDLDDGEDRLLLHMALKAHRL from the coding sequence ATGTATGAAGGGCGCCGGCTTTTGAGGCAGAATGCCCGGGTGACGTCGGAATACAGGGACGACTACCAGGAGCTGGTGGACGAGATCTCGGAGCTCCTCGGCGCTCCGGCGACCCTGGAGAACCGCGACTTCGAGCTGATCGCCTTCGGCGCGTACGACAGCGAGGGTGACCTCGACCCGTCCGCCCTGGACCCGGTGCGCGCCCGCTCGATCCTGACCCGGCGCTCCACGGCGGCGGTCCGCGCCTGGTTCGAGGGCTTCGGCATCACCCGCGCGACCGGCCCGGTCCGCATCCCGCGCACCCCGGAGGCGGGCGTGCACCGGGGGCGCGTCTGTCTCCCGGTGCGCCATCGCGGGATCGCCCTCGGGTACGTCTGGCTCCTGGAGGACGACCCGGGGCCGACACCGGAGCAGCTGGACGCGGCCATGCGGGTGACGGCGCGGATCGGCGCGCTGCTCGCGGACGAGGCCCAGCACGGCGCGGACCTCACACGCGAGCTGCGCGCGGTGCTGACCGCGGAGCGGGACTGGCAGCGGGACATGGCGGTCGCCGAGCTGCGCAGCGCCCTCGGCCCTCGCTCCGAACGCCTGCACACGGTGGTCTGCGTCGCCCCCTGGCCGTCCGCCGACCCCGACGACGCGCCCTCCGTCCGTACGGTGCCGGGGGCGACGGCGCTGTGCACCCTGCCGTGGGGGGCCACCTCGGTGTCGCTGGCGCTGCTGCTGCGGCTGCGCTCGACCGACGTGCTGTCACCGGCGACGACGGCGGCCGGGCGGCTGCTGGAGCGGGCCCGCGACAGCCGTCCGGCGGGCCGGTCCGGGCCTCCTCCGGTGGCCGCCGGCATCGCCGCGCCCCGCAGCGGCCTGGCCGACCTGGGCACCGCCTGGGACGAGGCGTCGGCGTCGGCGCGGGCGGCGCTGGCCGAACCCCGCCTCGGGCCGGTCGCCCGCTGGGCGTCGATCGGCCCGTACCGCCTGCTGACCGCGCTGTCGCCCGGCGCCGCCCACGACCCCGCGGTCGGCCCGCTGCTCTCCCCCGCGCACACCGAGCTGGCCCGCACCGCCGAGGCGTACCTCGACTGCGCGGGCCAGGCCGGGCGCACGGCGGCGGAGCTGGGCATCCACCGCCAGACGCTGTACTACCGGCTGTCGCGGATCGAGCAGCTCACGGGCCTGGACCTGGACGACGGGGAGGACCGCCTGCTGCTGCACATGGCGCTCAAGGCGCACCGTCTGTAG
- a CDS encoding proline dehydrogenase family protein codes for MLGPVILAASRSDRMRRLISAAPVTKQVVDRFIPGETVDEILPIVQELTGNGLELTMDVVGEDITTPAQAAAARDAYLELIGRLKPLELGPRAEMSVKLSMFGQSLPSPTAGLDGGPSGSTSAFPGGHELALANVRPVVEAAAEIGTTVTLDAEDHTTLDSMFAIHEELRKDFPQTGCVIQAYLFRTEEDARRLAAAGSRVRLVKGAYKEPAEVAYQQKHEIDKAYVRILRTLMEGEGYPMIGSHDPRLISIAQELARTAGRKLDEYEFQMLYGIRGDEHLRLAAEGHRMRVYTAYGTDWYGYFMRRLAEKPANLRFFARSMITKG; via the coding sequence GTGCTGGGTCCCGTGATTCTCGCCGCGTCGCGCAGCGACCGGATGCGACGCCTGATCTCGGCGGCCCCGGTGACCAAGCAGGTCGTCGACCGCTTCATCCCCGGTGAGACCGTCGACGAGATCCTGCCCATCGTCCAGGAGCTCACCGGCAACGGGCTGGAGCTGACCATGGACGTCGTCGGCGAGGACATCACCACGCCCGCGCAGGCCGCCGCCGCCCGTGACGCCTACCTGGAGCTGATCGGCCGGCTGAAGCCGCTGGAGCTCGGGCCGCGCGCCGAGATGTCGGTGAAGCTGTCGATGTTCGGTCAGTCCCTCCCGTCGCCCACCGCCGGCCTCGACGGAGGACCCTCCGGGTCCACCTCCGCGTTTCCCGGCGGCCACGAACTGGCCCTCGCCAACGTCCGCCCGGTCGTCGAGGCCGCCGCCGAGATCGGCACCACGGTCACCCTCGACGCCGAGGACCACACCACCCTCGACTCGATGTTCGCCATCCACGAGGAGCTGCGGAAGGACTTCCCGCAGACCGGCTGCGTCATCCAGGCCTACCTCTTCCGCACCGAGGAGGACGCGCGCCGCCTTGCCGCGGCCGGCAGTCGCGTACGGTTGGTGAAGGGCGCCTACAAGGAGCCCGCCGAGGTCGCCTACCAGCAGAAGCACGAGATCGACAAGGCGTACGTGCGCATCCTGCGGACGCTGATGGAGGGCGAGGGCTACCCGATGATCGGGTCGCACGACCCGCGCCTGATCTCCATCGCCCAGGAACTGGCCCGCACCGCCGGACGCAAGCTCGACGAGTACGAGTTCCAGATGCTCTACGGCATCCGCGGGGACGAGCACCTGCGGCTCGCCGCCGAGGGGCACCGCATGCGCGTCTACACCGCCTACGGCACCGACTGGTACGGCTACTTCATGCGGCGTCTGGCGGAGAAGCCGGCCAACCTCCGGTTCTTCGCCCGCAGCATGATCACCAAGGGCTGA